The following are encoded in a window of Flavobacteriales bacterium genomic DNA:
- a CDS encoding HIRAN domain-containing protein, with amino-acid sequence MHSRHSPAMDRITFLRSLLGSTSLLTLPPWELLPPEEQDRMAWTKEAHHIFIYDAFVRGFRHHQGQQVLARINDHDDLDLVREYENPHDADAVAIYWEGHKLGYLPMGENRMLANLIDHGMLLAAYVLYTAADAPPWEQCFVGVELLLPGNPSFDDYIDHYMERPDAGYKLHQHYGGEACPGPTRIKVIDPPAKRMDPLDPRDRSI; translated from the coding sequence GTGCACAGCCGGCACAGCCCTGCCATGGACCGCATCACCTTCCTCCGTTCCCTGCTGGGCAGCACCAGCCTGCTCACGCTGCCACCTTGGGAGCTGCTCCCGCCAGAGGAACAGGACCGCATGGCCTGGACCAAGGAGGCCCACCACATCTTCATCTACGATGCCTTCGTGCGCGGCTTCAGGCACCACCAGGGGCAGCAAGTGCTGGCCCGCATCAATGACCACGACGACCTGGACCTGGTGCGGGAGTACGAAAACCCGCACGACGCCGATGCGGTGGCCATTTACTGGGAGGGCCACAAGCTGGGCTACCTGCCCATGGGGGAGAACCGCATGCTGGCCAACCTGATCGACCACGGCATGCTGCTGGCCGCCTATGTACTGTATACCGCAGCGGATGCGCCGCCTTGGGAGCAGTGCTTTGTAGGCGTGGAACTGCTGCTGCCCGGCAACCCCAGCTTCGATGACTACATCGACCACTACATGGAAAGACCGGATGCGGGCTACAAACTGCACCAACACTACGGCGGTGAGGCATGCCCAGGTCCTACGCGGATCAAAGTGATCGATCCACCTGCCAAAAGAATGGATCCTCTTGATCCAAGGGATCGATCCATCTGA
- a CDS encoding Na/Pi cotransporter family protein, producing MWEHLDIWLLLAGLGIFLFGIRLIEDSIAKLGGRSFKRLVREGTSTRGRAIATGTVATALLQSSSAVTLMVLAFVGAGIVTLESGIGVVLGSNIGTTATSWIVATIGFKLDIEQLALPFIGVGGLVLIFLGKSPRYSQVSHLLVGFGFLFLGLDQMKDSVSAFAEDFDPSLLVNARPWVFLLMGLVLTAAMQSSSATVAILLTALYAGVFDFREGALAIIGSNVGTTITVFLGALGGTVVKKRLAWSHLSFNTFAAVIALAGLSIYLRAVSFVLGEGFDPVMGLALFHTLFNLVGVLVFLPFVTWFSGWIKRAIPEKEEQRTRFIGRTVPDVPEAAITGVRNEVRQLLLETIGFHLDLVGIEKKLVLPDGAQLMEQEDHATYQEHYTALKLLQADIITFVTQVEKHELTEAESHELNRMVHAARLALYAAKNLKDVKGNIDGFEDTSAFLDRFHAMLRKRMMVSHMRIAKVLEDGEPHDDVTELAAIMRVLEQADANGMREVNIAAREGHLRSIDLSTAQLVNRAISRSTHDLALAAAELVLPPAEYHTLERMQEVEEAIGGADARLDA from the coding sequence ATGTGGGAACATCTGGACATCTGGCTGCTGCTCGCCGGGCTGGGCATTTTCCTCTTCGGCATACGGCTCATTGAGGATTCCATCGCCAAACTTGGCGGCCGGAGCTTCAAGCGGCTGGTGCGTGAAGGCACCAGCACGCGCGGCAGGGCCATCGCCACGGGCACTGTGGCCACCGCCCTGCTGCAGAGCAGCTCGGCCGTCACCCTCATGGTGCTCGCTTTCGTGGGGGCGGGCATCGTCACCTTGGAAAGCGGCATCGGCGTGGTGCTGGGCAGCAACATCGGCACCACGGCCACCAGCTGGATCGTGGCCACCATCGGCTTCAAGCTGGATATCGAGCAACTCGCACTGCCCTTCATCGGCGTGGGCGGCCTTGTCCTCATCTTCCTGGGCAAGTCACCACGGTACAGCCAGGTGAGCCACCTGCTGGTGGGCTTCGGGTTCCTCTTCCTGGGCCTGGATCAGATGAAGGACAGTGTATCCGCCTTCGCCGAGGACTTCGACCCCTCCCTGCTCGTGAACGCCAGGCCCTGGGTCTTCCTGCTCATGGGCCTGGTGCTCACCGCCGCGATGCAGAGCAGCTCGGCCACCGTGGCCATACTGCTCACCGCGCTTTACGCCGGGGTATTCGATTTCCGGGAGGGCGCCCTCGCGATCATCGGCAGCAACGTGGGCACCACCATCACGGTCTTCCTCGGGGCGCTGGGCGGCACCGTGGTGAAGAAACGGCTGGCGTGGTCGCACCTCTCCTTCAACACCTTCGCCGCGGTGATCGCGCTGGCAGGGCTCTCCATCTATCTGCGTGCGGTGTCCTTCGTCCTGGGCGAGGGCTTCGACCCGGTGATGGGCCTGGCCCTCTTCCACACCTTGTTCAATCTGGTGGGCGTGCTGGTCTTCCTGCCTTTCGTCACTTGGTTCTCCGGGTGGATCAAGCGCGCGATACCGGAGAAGGAGGAGCAACGCACACGGTTCATTGGCCGCACGGTGCCCGATGTGCCGGAGGCCGCCATCACCGGTGTGCGCAACGAAGTGCGCCAGCTGCTGCTGGAAACGATCGGCTTCCACCTCGATCTGGTCGGTATCGAGAAAAAGCTGGTGCTGCCGGACGGGGCGCAACTGATGGAACAGGAGGACCATGCCACCTACCAGGAACATTACACCGCGCTGAAACTGCTTCAGGCCGACATCATCACCTTCGTCACGCAGGTGGAGAAGCATGAACTCACCGAGGCGGAATCACACGAGTTGAACCGGATGGTACATGCCGCGCGCCTGGCCTTGTACGCGGCCAAGAATCTCAAGGACGTGAAGGGCAACATCGACGGTTTCGAGGACACCAGCGCCTTCCTGGACCGCTTCCATGCCATGCTGCGCAAGCGGATGATGGTCTCCCACATGCGCATCGCGAAGGTGCTGGAGGACGGCGAGCCGCATGATGACGTCACCGAGCTCGCCGCCATCATGCGTGTGCTGGAACAGGCTGATGCGAACGGCATGCGCGAAGTGAACATCGCCGCGCGCGAGGGCCATCTGCGGAGCATCGACCTCAGCACCGCGCAACTGGTGAACCGCGCCATTTCGCGCAGCACGCACGATCTGGCCCTGGCCGCGGCGGAGCTTGTGCTGCCACCCGCGGAATACCACACCTTGGAGCGGATGCAGGAAGTGGAGGAGGCCATCGGTGGTGCGGACGCCCGGCTGGATGCTTGA
- a CDS encoding PrsW family intramembrane metalloprotease, producing MWALLPFMAMVALVATQLRRDHRIVSRIHRSGVLGPPTRRAGLVFALLIVVPVVFVRYSGLEGILAGISWMAMTVNVVVSFLISYTWYRYLTWLDPFAHEGWGWVLATFLLGCVVVPLVFPLREMAESGLGLRLDGTLWNDWWYCFIAIGLTEEIVKLIPLVAILLFTKQADEPFDLILYGSISALAFAFVENVDYLGGSELFAVGGRTLYASVAHMFFTSIVAYAIAIARHRGRSTVLAGAAALLLAAMAHGFYDLWLMAPDRPYLITLLFLLASMHLWVAMKTNLVNLSPHYQEHMVPKPTMFRYRIINALLAIFLFTYVMKFLLTDRHAAQALLLVQGGTMGATLLYLAVSFSSFRFIPGYIGPLRPKGGLWRMLLPVTNWGEDLTGRELLLRIPEKRSDVRHYMPLHRMLPLRGRLRQRVVLGDDRDWYLFRPERPIPFDGAFGEALLIRPHATNDTIPDDRYVVVVAMVFRHTPMLAAGTARVDELEFAGYVHGKLG from the coding sequence ATGTGGGCCCTGCTCCCCTTCATGGCGATGGTGGCCTTGGTGGCCACGCAGTTGCGGCGGGACCATCGCATCGTATCACGCATCCACCGATCCGGCGTGCTTGGTCCTCCCACCAGGCGCGCCGGCCTGGTGTTCGCCCTGCTCATCGTGGTGCCGGTGGTCTTCGTGCGGTACAGCGGACTCGAAGGGATTCTCGCGGGTATCTCCTGGATGGCCATGACGGTCAACGTCGTCGTCTCCTTCCTGATCTCCTACACCTGGTACCGCTACCTCACCTGGCTCGATCCCTTCGCCCATGAGGGATGGGGCTGGGTGCTGGCCACCTTCCTTCTGGGCTGTGTGGTGGTGCCGCTGGTATTCCCGCTGCGCGAAATGGCCGAGAGCGGCCTGGGGCTTCGGCTGGATGGCACACTGTGGAACGACTGGTGGTATTGCTTCATCGCCATCGGCCTCACGGAGGAGATCGTGAAGCTCATACCCCTGGTGGCCATCCTGCTGTTCACCAAGCAGGCCGACGAACCCTTCGACCTGATCCTCTACGGCAGCATCAGCGCGCTGGCCTTCGCCTTTGTGGAGAACGTGGACTACCTGGGCGGATCCGAACTCTTCGCCGTGGGTGGACGAACGCTCTACGCCAGTGTGGCGCACATGTTCTTCACCTCCATTGTGGCCTACGCCATCGCCATCGCCCGGCACCGCGGCCGCTCCACGGTACTCGCTGGTGCCGCGGCCTTGCTGCTGGCCGCCATGGCGCATGGCTTTTACGATCTGTGGCTCATGGCGCCCGACCGCCCCTACCTCATCACCCTGCTTTTCCTGCTGGCCAGCATGCATCTGTGGGTGGCCATGAAGACCAACCTCGTGAACCTCTCGCCACACTACCAGGAACACATGGTGCCGAAGCCCACGATGTTCCGCTACCGCATCATCAATGCGCTGCTGGCGATCTTCCTGTTCACCTATGTGATGAAGTTCCTGCTCACTGATCGCCACGCCGCCCAGGCCTTGCTGCTGGTGCAGGGTGGCACCATGGGCGCCACGCTGCTCTATCTGGCGGTGAGCTTCAGTTCCTTCCGCTTCATACCCGGCTACATCGGCCCGCTGCGCCCCAAAGGCGGCCTGTGGCGCATGCTGCTGCCGGTGACCAACTGGGGCGAGGACCTCACGGGCAGGGAATTGCTGCTGCGGATCCCGGAGAAACGCTCCGATGTGCGGCACTACATGCCGTTGCACCGCATGCTGCCATTGCGCGGCCGATTGCGCCAACGCGTGGTGCTGGGCGATGACCGTGACTGGTACCTCTTCCGGCCCGAGCGGCCCATTCCCTTCGATGGGGCGTTCGGCGAGGCGCTGCTGATCCGCCCGCACGCCACCAACGACACGATCCCCGATGACCGCTACGTGGTGGTGGTGGCGATGGTATTCCGCCATACGCCCATGCTGGCGGCCGGTACCGCGCGTGTTGACGAACTGGAGTTCGCCGGATACGTCCACGGCAAACTGGGCTGA
- a CDS encoding energy transducer TonB — MFLLLLAPLGALSQESVKDLKQASGKGREVMRPEIHLPIPGPQMVEDTSRVYLRVERMPEFPGGAKAIQRYLAKNTRVPPAFRDAQMVGAVRVAFVVGEKGEILETRVKRGLGYGCDEEALRVVGAMPRWKPGSQDGRPVKVWREVDVRFDQPQ, encoded by the coding sequence ATGTTCCTTCTTTTGCTCGCACCACTTGGTGCATTGTCCCAGGAGAGCGTCAAGGATCTGAAGCAGGCCTCGGGCAAGGGCCGTGAAGTGATGCGCCCGGAGATCCACCTGCCCATTCCGGGTCCCCAGATGGTGGAGGACACATCGCGCGTGTATCTGCGCGTGGAGCGCATGCCCGAGTTCCCCGGTGGTGCCAAGGCCATCCAGCGCTACCTGGCGAAGAACACCCGGGTGCCGCCGGCATTCCGCGATGCGCAGATGGTCGGCGCGGTGCGCGTGGCATTCGTGGTGGGGGAGAAGGGCGAGATCCTGGAGACGCGCGTGAAGCGTGGACTGGGATACGGGTGCGATGAGGAAGCCCTGCGCGTGGTGGGCGCCATGCCACGCTGGAAGCCTGGCTCGCAGGATGGCAGGCCGGTGAAGGTGTGGCGCGAGGTGGATGTACGCTTCGACCAGCCGCAATAG